The genomic interval CGACCGGCAGCGTCGCCATGATCTGGCCCATGATGTCGCCGATCAGGAGGATCGGCAGGAACGCGGCTATGGTCGTCGCCCCGGCCGCGATGATCGGCGCAAGCATGGTGCCAGCGCCGTTGATTGCAGCGTCTTCGGCGCTGTCGCCGACCTGATGGCGGGTGGCTGTGTGTTCGCCGACGACGATCGCATCGTCGACGATGACCCCGAGCATCATGATCAGCGCGAACATCGAGATCATGTTGATGCTTTCGCCCAGCAGCCACATGATTCCGAGGGTCGCCATCATCGCGACGGGAATGCCAGCAGCCACCCAGAGGGCGATGCGGACGTTGAGGAACACGTAGAGGATCGCGACAACTAGGACGAGACCGCCAAGTCCGTTCTTGACGAGCAGCATGATGCGCCCTTCGACGGCGTCGGCCCGAACGTCGTATTTCAGGATCTCCAGCGTCTCCGGCAGGGTCGGGCGGACATCCTCTAGATAGTCGTCGAGGATCTTGGCCGCCTTCAGCGTATCGGTGTTCTCCATCCGCAGGACCTTGATCTCGATGGCACGCATGCCTTTCGAGAAGCCCTGGTTCTCGCTCTCGTTGAACGACCGGCTGACGGTGCCTATGTCAGCAATGCGCGTCTTCTCACCGGACACGAAGGACTTCACCTCGATCTGCCCGATCGTGGCCGGAGATCTCGCATCGGCAACGGCGCGGATCTGGCGTTCGACGCCGCCCTGGAGACTGCCGGCCGGAATGTCGATCGTGTTCTCGGAAATCCTCCCCGCCACATCCGTGACGGTCAGTTCCAGGCGGCGCAGTTCCCGTTCCGGAATCTCGACCAGATACTCGGGCGAGCGAAAGGCCGTGAACTCGACCTTGTCGATGCCCCGATCCAGTAGATCGTCCCGGATCTTCTTGGCGAACACCTTGAGCGCGTCCTCGGTGAACGGACCGCGAATGGCGAGCGTGGCGACGGAATCGGTGAAGGTCGATGCGGAGATTACTGGCGTCTCGGCATCTTCCGGCAATGTCGTGATTCCGGAGACTGCCTGCTCGACATCCGACAGGGCCTTCTGCATGTCGGCACCCTCGACGAATTCGAGCATGACTGTGCCCGAGCCCTCCCGGCCATAGGAGACGATCTCGTCGAGGGAATCGATGAACCGCAGTTCAGGTTCGATCACGGCGAGGACGTTGTTGGCGACATCGTCCGCCGATGCTCCCGGCCAGTTGATGATGATGGTGATCCGATCCGTCTTGATCGTGGGAAAGAACTGGGTGTTCAGCTTCGACAGCCCGAAGGCTCCGAACAGAACCATCACCGCCATGATCAGGTTCGCTGCGTTCGGATGACGCACCAGATAGGCCAGAAACCCGGAAGCCTCGGCTTTCATGTCAGTTCTCCGAGCCGTTCATTGCCGCCGCGGCCGGCGGCTCGGCCGCTTCTGCGCCGGGCTGGCCCGGCGACGCGCTGACCTCTTCGACCAGAATGCCGTCGCCGGCTTCCGGTATGCGCGTGCTGATGACCTTGTCGCCGTCCACGAGGTCTCCGCGAACCAGAACGTAACCGTCGTCGAATGCCACCGCTTCGACACGGCGGGTCGCCATGCGCTGTCCGTCCACGACAAAGACCCGGCCATCGGCATGGTATGCGCTTTCGGGTATTCGCCCCGTGCCCTTGTAGACCCTGTCCGGTATGCTGATCGCGACGAACGCACCGGGCCGGAGCGGGCTCGTATCGGGAATGGCTTCGATCCGCGCATAGATGTCGACGCCACCGCGACTGCGCGCAACGTCGGCGCCGATGCGATCCACTGTCGCCGTGTAAGTCATGGTCTCGCCGCCGAGAAACCAGAAGACCTCCACCATCCGTCCGGCGATCGTGCCGCTTTCGGCGATCAGCCTGCCATATTGATCGTCCGACAGGGTGAAGCGAACCTCGAGTTCGTCCCGGCTATAGACCGACGCGACGACGTCGTTGACATTCACCAGACGCCCGACCTGGGCAGCCTCGGTGCGAACGACAGCGTCGAAGGGAGCGCGCAGAACCGTATTCTCCAGGTTTCGCTCCGCCTGGCGCAGCCTCCATTCGAGTCTCTCGATCGCGGCTTCCTGCTGCCGTACGCCCGCCTCTTCCACCGCCAGGGTATTGCGGGCCTGCTCCAGGCCTTGCTGGCGCTGCGACACCAGCAGCCGTCGCTCGTCTAGGGTCCGTTCGGTAACGGATCCGCCGGCACGGAGTTGTTCGGCTCGTTCCAGATCGCGTTTCGCGAGTTCCAGTTGCTCGCTGGCTCGATCCAGATTGTCCCGCTGGAGAGCGACCCGGCCCTGAAGTTCGACCTGCCGCGCCCTCGCCTCAAGCAGGTTCGCCTTCGCTTCGGTGACGGCGCCTTCGTAGTCGAACCGGTCGACCGCTATGAGGTCCTCACCCCTCAAGATCGTTCCTCCGGCCTTGAGATCCGGATTCACGGAGGTGACCTCGCCCGCCACCAGGACGCGCAGATCGACTTGGCGCCCTGCGGCCACCTCGCCGTAGAGGTTGATGGTCGGAGCGTGATCCGCGATGATGACCGGCACCGTTTCAACGACGTAGGATTTCTCCTGGACCGGGCGCTTCTTGACTTCGGGCTTGGTTGCGACGAGATGGCGCATGCCTTGCACGGCACCGAACAGGACGGCCAGAGCAACGAGGGCCTGCACCAACGCCTTGAGTACAAGGACCAAGGGCCTGCGTCCGTCGGTGTCTGTTGCAACGAGTGGGCTAACCTGATCGCTTTTTGAAACCTCGACCGATTGCAGCACGGGAAAGCTTCTCCATGTCGATGCCTGTCGCCGGACAGCAAGCAACCGCCGACACGGACGTCCGCATCGATTTCAACGGCACGGGAAAGGCTAACCATAGGTCCACCCGCCGCGGCAACGATTCAATTGTCTCGGAATGTCGCAAGTAGACCCTGCAGCTGCAGAACCGCGGACGCCTAGCGTTCGGGATCGAACTCGTACTTCGTGCTGCAGAACTCACAGGTCACGACGATCTTGTCGTCGACCACCATCTCCGACAACTCGTGAGGATCGAAACTATCCAGGATCCCCTCGACCTTCTCGCGCGAGCATCGGCACCGGTCCACGATCGGCTGCGGATCGAAAATCCGGATTCCGCGTTCGTGGAAGAGACGGAACAGGAGGCGTTCGACGGTAACCTCGGGGTCGGTGAGTTCGTCGTCGCGCACGGTCGCGACCAGACTGCGCGCCTCGACCCACGCATCGTCTTCCTCCACCTCGTGTGCCGCTGCCCCCTCCGGCGCGTCTCCTGGGTGAAGGTCCGGCGAGCGCATGCGTTCCGGCGCTTCCGGAAGGAATTGCACCAGGACGCCTCCGGCAGTCCAGCTTCGCACCGGCCCCGCCCCCTCGCGGCGGGTGAACAACTGGCCGACGGCCAGGCGGATCTCGGTCGGGATCTGTTCGGATCGAGCGAAATAGCGGCGGGCCACCTCTTCCAGGGAAATGCCGTCGAGTTCGACCAGCCCCTGGTAGCGCTGCATGTGGCGCCCCTGGTCGACCGTCATGGCCAAATGCCCGCGGCCGAGAAGCGCGGCCGTGTCCATGTCCTGACCGGAACCGCTCTCGAAGGCTGCCTGGTCGAACCGAGCATAGGCGCGGATCGCGTCAGGCGAGGAAAAATCGACCACCAGCATCGACACGGGGCCATCGGTCTGCGTCTGCAGCGTGAAGCGTCCCTCGAACTTCAGCGACGTGCCGAGGAGAGAGGTCAACACCACGGCCTCGGCGAGCAGGCGCGCAACGGGCTCGGGATAGGCATGCCGACCGAGGATCTGGTCGAGGACGGGGCCGAGCGCAACCGCTCGGCCGCGCACATCCAGTCCCTCGACCGCGAAAGGCCGAACCGCATCAGCACCGGCTGGCGCAATGCCGTAAGCCGCAGGATCGAATGCCACCTGTCTGCCTCTCAAATGCCGCCCAGGCACCAAGCGAGAATGCCCTTCTGCGCATGCAGACGGTTTTCCGCTTCGTCGAACACCACGGAATTGGGACCATCCATGACCTCGGAGGTAACCTCCTCGCCGCGGTGCGCGGGCAGGCAATGCATGAAAAGGGCATCCTTGTGGGCGTGCGCCATCAGCCGCGCGTTGACCTGGTACGGACTGAGCAGGTTGTGGCGAGATTGCGTGTCGTCGTCCCCCATCGAAACCCAGCAGTCGGTCACGACGCAGTCGCTGCCCTTCACCGCCTCGAACGGATCATCGGTAACCATGATCGATGCGCCTTCGGCACGCGCCCTGTCGATGAGATCGGCAGGCGGCGAAAGCTCGGGCGGAGTGGCGATGCGCAACTCGAAATCCATCCTCGGTGCCGCATGCACCCACGAGGCCAGCACGTTGTTGCTGTCGCCGGTCCAGGCGACACTGCGCCCCTTGATCGGACCGCGATGCTCCTCGAAGGTCATCAGATCGGCCATGATCTGGCAAGGATGGGACTTTTTGGTCAGTCCGTTGATCACCGGAACCGTCGCGTTGGCTGCCAGTTCGCGCAGATCGTTGTCATCGAGGATCCTGATCATGATGGCATCGACGAACCGGGACAGCACCCGCGCCGTGTCGGCGATCGTCTCTCCGCGGCCGAGTTGCATCTCCGCGCCCGTCAGCATCAGCGTCTCGCCGCCCAGTTCGCGCATGCCGACATCGAAGGAAATCCGTGTGCGCGTCGACGGCTGCTCGAAGATCATCGCGAGAACCTTGCCGGCAAGCGGACCCTCGCCCCTGCGCACGCCGTTGCGGACCGCCTTCAACTGCTTGCCGCGCTCCAGAATCGCGCGCAACTGGTCGCCGTCGAACTCCGTCAGATCGAGGAAATGACGCGCACTCCCGTTCCTACTCACGCCACGGCTCCTTCCTTCGACATCTGCTGCTCGAGTGCCGACGCGGCGGCATCGATGCGGGCCACGGCTTCGGCGATCTCCTCGTCGCTGATGATAAGCGGCGGCATGACGCGCAGGACATTGTCGCCCGCGGGAACCATCAGCAGTCCGTTGGCACGTGCCTTCGCCAGTACCTCGCCCGCCGGCGGGGTGCATTTCAGGCCGAGCATCAGTCCACGGCCCCTCACCTCCTGGAACACCGCTGGATGCGCATCGACGACAGCGGCGAGCTTCTGCTTGAGCAGCAGGCCCTTGCGCTGGACTGCCTCGAGGAAGCCCGGCTCCAGGACGACGTCCAGGACCGCATTGCCGACGGCCATGGCGAGCGGATTGCCGCCGAAGGTCGTGCCGTGCGTGCCGGGCACCATTCCCGCCGCCGCCGCTTCCGTCGCCAGGCAGGCGCCCATTGGGAAGCCGCCGCCGATGCCCTTGGCGATCGCCATCAGGTCGGGGGTCACACCCGCCCATTCGTGCGCGAACAGCTTTCCGGTCCTGCCGACACCGGTCTGGATCTCGTCGAAGATCAGCAGCAGCCCTTCCGCGTCGCAGATGCTGCGCAACTGGCGCAGGAAGTCGGCCGGGATCTCACGGATGCCGCCCTCGCCCTGGATCGGCTCGATGGCAATCGCGGCCGTGTTCGGGTCGATCGCGGCGCGCAGCGCGTCGAGATCCATCGCCGGAACCTGGTCGAAGCCCGGCGCCTTCGGGCCGAAGCCCTCGAGATACTTCGCCTGTCCGCCGGCCGCGATGGTCGCGATCGTGCGGCCGTGGAACGCGCCTTCGAACGTGATGATGCCGTAGCGGTCCGGATTGCCGTTCGCATAGTGGTAGCGGCGTGCGGTCTTGATCGCCGCTTCCATCGCCTCGGCGCCGGAATTGGTGAAGAAGACACGGTCGGCGAAGGTCGCCTCCGTCAGCCTGCGCCCCAGCCTTTCCTGGCCGGACATGTGATAGAGGTTCGACACGTGCCACAGCTTCTCGGCCTGCGCCTTGAGCGCGGCGACGAGATGGGGGTGGGTGTGGCCGAGCGAGTTGACGGCGATGCCGGAGCCGCAATCGAGGAATCGGCGGCCGTCGGTCGTCTCCAGCCAAACCCCTTCTCCGCGGTCGAAATCCAGATCCGACCGTGCATAGGTGCCGAAAAGTGCCGACGCCGTCATGTCACGCTGCTCCTGCGGGTCATCCGGCCCGAGGCTTCGAACCGGCATCCAAAACGCAGCGTGCCGCCCCGAAAGGCGGCACGCTTCGATAGCAGCGTTATACACCCGCCCGCCCCTTCGATGTCAATGCAAATGGCGCATTTCCGCCACTTGGCGCGGGTGTCCGGGCGAGGCGGCATTTCTGGGGAAAAGTCCGTTCGTCCCCACCTCATGCCCCTGCCAACCTTGCCTCGCGTTTCGCCGGTATTGTAGTGTCCGGACTGTCGGATACGACATCTCGTGCTGTAGATCATCAACCGTAACTAAATATGCCAATTGCTGGCACGTTCCCTACGTGCCTTAAGGATTGGTTACTGCCCGACGGCCTGCGGCCACCAATCGACGGGGTGCGACGAATGAGTTGGACGACTGAACGCGTGGACCTTTTGAAGAAGCTGTGGGGCGAAGGTCTGAGCGCCAGCCAGATCGCCGCCGAGCTCGGCGGCATCACGCGCAACGCCGTGATCGGAAAAGTGCACCGCCTCGGTCTGTCCGGCCGGGCCAAGACGCAGGCGCCGGCGAGCAAGCCGCGGCGGAAAAACGGGGGCGGACAGGGGGCGGGGAGCCGGCCGGTGCAGAGCCAGCCGCAGAGCCGCGGGGCGACCGCGCTGAAGCTCGACGTCGAGGCAATTCCCCAGGCAAAACAAGAGGTTGAGCCGGTCGCGGAACTGGTTCCGATGGCCGAGCGGGCGACCATCCTGACGCTCACCGAACGCACCTGCAAATGGCCGATCGGCGATCCCGGCAGCGAGGATTTCTACTTCTGCGGCCGCCATTCGGAACCGGGCGTGCCCTACTGCCCGTACCATTGCCGCATTGCCTATCAACCGGTTAACGACCGCCGCCGCGACCGCAAGAGCGCCCGCGGCTGATCGCGACCGGAGGATAGACGCCCAAAAACCCGCTGTCCGCAGCGGGTTTTTTCATGGTCTCACGAGGGTCCTACATGACACTCACTTGTGGCCGGAAACACGCCGGAGTCCTGCCGGCGAGGAGCCGGCCGCCTGTGACTCCGTGTGCCCCCTGCGCATCCCTGCGCATCCCTGGGCGTCAGGCGGCGGCGAACTGGTCGTTGAAGGCGTAGCCGGCGCCGCGAACGGTGCGGATCGGGTCCTTCACCTTGCCGCGGTTGATCGCCTTCCTGAGCCGACCGACATGGACGTCGACGGTGCGCTCGTCGACATAGACGTCGTGGCCCCAGACGCCGTCGAGCAGCTGCTCGCGCGAGAACACGCGGCCGGGCGAGGTCATCAGGAACTCGAGCAGGCGGAACTCGGTCGGGCCGAGATGGATCTCCTTGCCGCCGCGCCGCACGCGATGGGTCTCGCGGTCGAGCTCGATGTCGCCCGAGCGCAGCATGGTCGAGACGACCTCGGGCCGGGCACGGCGCAGGATCGCGCGCACGCGCGCCATCAGTTCGGGCACCGAGAACGGCTTGACCACATAGTCGTCGGCGCCGGTGGCCAGGCCGCGGATGCGCTCGGCCTCCTCGCCGCGGGCGGTCAGCATGATCACCGGCAGGCGCTCGGTCTCGGCGCGCGCGCGCAGACGCCGGCACAGCTCGATGCCCGACAGGCCAGGCAGCATCCAGTCGAGAAGCAGCAGGTCCGGCTGGCTCTCGCGCAGGCGGATCTCGGCCTCGTCGCCGCGCTCGCAGGCCTCGACCGCATAGCCCTCGGCCTCCAGATTGTACCGCAGCAACAGGCTCAGCGGCTCCTCGTCCTCAACGATCAGAA from Polymorphum gilvum SL003B-26A1 carries:
- a CDS encoding efflux RND transporter periplasmic adaptor subunit, translated to MLQSVEVSKSDQVSPLVATDTDGRRPLVLVLKALVQALVALAVLFGAVQGMRHLVATKPEVKKRPVQEKSYVVETVPVIIADHAPTINLYGEVAAGRQVDLRVLVAGEVTSVNPDLKAGGTILRGEDLIAVDRFDYEGAVTEAKANLLEARARQVELQGRVALQRDNLDRASEQLELAKRDLERAEQLRAGGSVTERTLDERRLLVSQRQQGLEQARNTLAVEEAGVRQQEAAIERLEWRLRQAERNLENTVLRAPFDAVVRTEAAQVGRLVNVNDVVASVYSRDELEVRFTLSDDQYGRLIAESGTIAGRMVEVFWFLGGETMTYTATVDRIGADVARSRGGVDIYARIEAIPDTSPLRPGAFVAISIPDRVYKGTGRIPESAYHADGRVFVVDGQRMATRRVEAVAFDDGYVLVRGDLVDGDKVISTRIPEAGDGILVEEVSASPGQPGAEAAEPPAAAAMNGSEN
- the phoB gene encoding phosphate regulon transcriptional regulator PhoB gives rise to the protein MPKVLIVEDEEPLSLLLRYNLEAEGYAVEACERGDEAEIRLRESQPDLLLLDWMLPGLSGIELCRRLRARAETERLPVIMLTARGEEAERIRGLATGADDYVVKPFSVPELMARVRAILRRARPEVVSTMLRSGDIELDRETHRVRRGGKEIHLGPTEFRLLEFLMTSPGRVFSREQLLDGVWGHDVYVDERTVDVHVGRLRKAINRGKVKDPIRTVRGAGYAFNDQFAAA
- a CDS encoding GcrA family cell cycle regulator, with amino-acid sequence MSWTTERVDLLKKLWGEGLSASQIAAELGGITRNAVIGKVHRLGLSGRAKTQAPASKPRRKNGGGQGAGSRPVQSQPQSRGATALKLDVEAIPQAKQEVEPVAELVPMAERATILTLTERTCKWPIGDPGSEDFYFCGRHSEPGVPYCPYHCRIAYQPVNDRRRDRKSARG
- a CDS encoding Hsp33 family molecular chaperone translates to MAFDPAAYGIAPAGADAVRPFAVEGLDVRGRAVALGPVLDQILGRHAYPEPVARLLAEAVVLTSLLGTSLKFEGRFTLQTQTDGPVSMLVVDFSSPDAIRAYARFDQAAFESGSGQDMDTAALLGRGHLAMTVDQGRHMQRYQGLVELDGISLEEVARRYFARSEQIPTEIRLAVGQLFTRREGAGPVRSWTAGGVLVQFLPEAPERMRSPDLHPGDAPEGAAAHEVEEDDAWVEARSLVATVRDDELTDPEVTVERLLFRLFHERGIRIFDPQPIVDRCRCSREKVEGILDSFDPHELSEMVVDDKIVVTCEFCSTKYEFDPER
- the argF gene encoding ornithine carbamoyltransferase, with product MSRNGSARHFLDLTEFDGDQLRAILERGKQLKAVRNGVRRGEGPLAGKVLAMIFEQPSTRTRISFDVGMRELGGETLMLTGAEMQLGRGETIADTARVLSRFVDAIMIRILDDNDLRELAANATVPVINGLTKKSHPCQIMADLMTFEEHRGPIKGRSVAWTGDSNNVLASWVHAAPRMDFELRIATPPELSPPADLIDRARAEGASIMVTDDPFEAVKGSDCVVTDCWVSMGDDDTQSRHNLLSPYQVNARLMAHAHKDALFMHCLPAHRGEEVTSEVMDGPNSVVFDEAENRLHAQKGILAWCLGGI
- a CDS encoding aspartate aminotransferase family protein, whose product is MTASALFGTYARSDLDFDRGEGVWLETTDGRRFLDCGSGIAVNSLGHTHPHLVAALKAQAEKLWHVSNLYHMSGQERLGRRLTEATFADRVFFTNSGAEAMEAAIKTARRYHYANGNPDRYGIITFEGAFHGRTIATIAAGGQAKYLEGFGPKAPGFDQVPAMDLDALRAAIDPNTAAIAIEPIQGEGGIREIPADFLRQLRSICDAEGLLLIFDEIQTGVGRTGKLFAHEWAGVTPDLMAIAKGIGGGFPMGACLATEAAAAGMVPGTHGTTFGGNPLAMAVGNAVLDVVLEPGFLEAVQRKGLLLKQKLAAVVDAHPAVFQEVRGRGLMLGLKCTPPAGEVLAKARANGLLMVPAGDNVLRVMPPLIISDEEIAEAVARIDAAASALEQQMSKEGAVA